A window of Paenibacillus polygoni contains these coding sequences:
- a CDS encoding ABC transporter substrate-binding protein: MKQLVQTFSLVLIVAFGLMYLTSVLNSSEGYSGGNTLTIYNWGDYIDPELIAEFEEESGMKVVYQTFDSNEAMMTKIQQGGTTYDVVIPSEYAISKMKEEDLLIPLDHSKIPNLKYIDERFLNLSFDEGNKYSIPYFWGTVGIVFNPELTDLTFKSWDDLWDPSLKNQILLVDGAREVIGMGLNSLHYSLNDTNEEHLQEALTKLSKLTPNVKAIVGDEIKMLLAGEEGAVGLVWSGDASEIMDENEKLDYVVPEEGSNLWFDNMVIPKTAKNIEGAHQFINFMLDPEHAARNAEYVGYSTPNAGALELLPEEVSSDERFYPNEELTEKLEVYDNLGKRMLAHYNDLFLIFKMHPK; the protein is encoded by the coding sequence ATGAAGCAGCTGGTACAGACCTTTAGTCTTGTGCTGATCGTGGCTTTTGGCCTCATGTATCTTACCTCGGTACTGAATTCTAGTGAAGGATATTCTGGAGGTAATACTCTGACCATCTATAACTGGGGTGATTACATTGACCCCGAACTGATCGCTGAGTTTGAGGAAGAAAGCGGGATGAAGGTCGTTTATCAGACGTTTGACTCGAATGAGGCGATGATGACCAAAATCCAGCAAGGAGGAACGACGTATGATGTCGTGATTCCTTCGGAATATGCAATCAGCAAAATGAAAGAGGAGGATCTGCTGATCCCTCTCGATCATTCAAAAATACCAAACCTTAAGTATATCGATGAAAGGTTCCTGAATCTCTCTTTCGATGAAGGTAACAAGTATTCGATTCCTTATTTCTGGGGAACGGTCGGGATTGTATTTAATCCAGAATTAACGGACCTTACATTTAAGAGTTGGGACGATCTGTGGGACCCAAGTCTGAAGAATCAGATCCTGCTCGTGGACGGAGCACGTGAAGTAATCGGCATGGGCCTAAACAGTCTGCATTACTCTCTAAATGATACAAACGAAGAGCATCTGCAAGAAGCACTTACGAAATTGTCTAAGCTCACACCTAACGTGAAAGCGATCGTCGGAGATGAGATTAAGATGCTGCTCGCAGGTGAAGAAGGTGCAGTGGGTCTCGTTTGGTCGGGTGATGCTTCGGAGATTATGGATGAGAATGAGAAGCTCGATTATGTGGTACCGGAAGAAGGATCGAATCTATGGTTTGACAACATGGTCATTCCAAAGACAGCGAAGAATATAGAAGGTGCTCATCAGTTTATCAACTTTATGTTAGATCCAGAGCATGCTGCACGTAATGCAGAGTATGTTGGTTACTCCACACCAAATGCGGGTGCACTAGAACTTCTTCCCGAAGAAGTTTCAAGTGATGAACGTTTCTATCCAAATGAGGAATTGACGGAGAAACTTGAGGTGTACGATAACCTGGGCAAACGAATGCTTGCTCATTACAACGATCTGTTCCTCATCTTCAAAATGCACCCGAAGTGA
- a CDS encoding ABC transporter permease has protein sequence MGRNSKLSNVYLFIVFAILYMPILYLIYYSFNSGGTMQNFEGFTLEWYEEVFADTRLLIIVLNTFVIALLSAVASTILGVAGALAIHQVRRKRNKNTLLSLNNVLIVSPDVIIGASFLIFFTMLGIQLGFTSVLLSHIAFSVPIVVIMVLPKLQEMSPTLIDAARDLGASSWQVLTKVILPFVKPGIFAGFFMALTYSLDDFAVTFFVTGNGFSTLSIEIYSRARQGVSLSINALSTLLFLLTIILVVGYYFINTRNNKLQGKGLRP, from the coding sequence ATGGGAAGAAATAGTAAGCTGTCAAATGTATATCTGTTTATTGTTTTTGCCATTTTGTACATGCCGATTCTTTACCTGATCTACTATTCATTCAATAGTGGCGGAACCATGCAGAACTTTGAAGGCTTCACTCTGGAGTGGTACGAGGAAGTATTTGCGGATACGCGGCTGCTGATTATTGTGCTGAATACCTTTGTGATCGCACTTCTGTCTGCGGTGGCTTCGACAATCCTGGGCGTGGCTGGTGCTCTAGCGATTCATCAGGTTCGCCGTAAACGTAACAAGAACACCCTGCTGTCTTTAAACAATGTACTCATTGTAAGTCCGGATGTAATTATCGGTGCATCCTTCCTCATCTTCTTTACGATGCTGGGGATTCAATTAGGATTCACCTCGGTACTCTTATCACATATTGCATTTAGTGTACCGATTGTCGTAATCATGGTACTGCCTAAGCTGCAAGAGATGAGTCCAACGCTTATTGATGCGGCACGTGATCTCGGTGCATCGAGTTGGCAGGTGCTGACAAAAGTTATTTTACCTTTTGTAAAGCCAGGAATTTTTGCTGGATTCTTTATGGCCCTGACCTATTCACTGGACGATTTCGCCGTTACTTTCTTTGTTACCGGGAATGGATTCTCAACGCTGTCGATAGAGATTTACTCGAGAGCAAGACAAGGGGTATCCCTGTCCATTAATGCTTTATCGACGCTGTTGTTCTTACTGACCATTATTCTGGTAGTAGGTTACTACTTTATCAATACACGTAACAACAAGCTGCAAGGAAAGGGGCTGAGACCATGA
- a CDS encoding ABC transporter permease, with product MNRSLKNRNFYLIPYMFWIIFFVVAPILLIVYYSFFNVEGQFTFENYIKFFTPVYLKMTLSSFWYALLITVFALLISYPTAYLLTKTKHKQLWLLLVILPSWINLLLKAYAFIGLFGTYGFANAILETIGIGTQQILFTDFSFVFVSVYIFIPFMILPIFNALEELNPSLIYAARDLGASSWTTFRRVIFPLTLGGVRSGIQAVFIPALSLFMITRLIAGNRVITLGTAIEQHFLVTQDWGMGATIAVFLIIIMIAIMFISGRGKRGVPHGKK from the coding sequence ATGAATCGTAGTTTAAAGAACCGCAACTTCTACCTGATCCCTTACATGTTTTGGATCATTTTCTTCGTCGTTGCTCCGATTCTGTTAATTGTGTATTACTCCTTCTTCAATGTAGAAGGTCAATTTACGTTTGAGAATTATATCAAATTCTTTACACCTGTATATCTGAAAATGACACTAAGCTCATTCTGGTATGCACTGCTCATTACTGTGTTTGCACTGCTCATTTCGTATCCAACAGCTTATTTACTTACGAAAACCAAACATAAACAGTTATGGTTGTTACTCGTTATTTTGCCAAGCTGGATTAATCTTTTGCTTAAAGCTTACGCATTTATCGGCCTGTTTGGTACGTACGGATTTGCTAATGCCATACTCGAAACGATTGGGATTGGTACGCAGCAGATTCTATTTACGGATTTTAGCTTTGTTTTTGTATCGGTATATATCTTTATTCCGTTTATGATTCTGCCGATCTTTAATGCGCTTGAAGAGCTGAATCCTTCCCTTATCTATGCAGCTCGAGATCTGGGGGCTTCTTCATGGACCACATTCCGGCGCGTTATTTTTCCACTGACACTAGGCGGAGTGCGTTCGGGAATTCAAGCTGTGTTTATTCCGGCTTTGTCTCTGTTTATGATTACAAGACTAATTGCCGGTAACCGGGTAATTACCCTGGGGACCGCAATTGAACAGCATTTCTTAGTAACACAAGATTGGGGAATGGGAGCAACGATTGCCGTCTTCCTCATCATTATTATGATTGCCATCATGTTTATTAGCGGGCGTGGAAAGCGGGGTGTACCTCATGGGAAGAAATAG
- a CDS encoding ABC transporter ATP-binding protein encodes MINQDSIIRFESVTKRYDEDDPILKSVSFEIERGKFYTLLGPSGCGKTTILRLIAGFTEPSEGNIYFNGKIINRVPAHERQVNTVFQDYALFPHLNVFENVAFGLRIKKMKNAEIKEKVENALRFVNLAGYGNREITEMSGGQRQRVAIARAIVNEPEIILLDEPLSALDLKLRTEMQYELRELQQRLGITFIFVTHDQEEALAMSDEIFVLNEGVIQQSGTPLDIYDEPINRFVADFIGESNIVSGKMKQDFLVEFAGKTYECVDQGLRPDEPIEIVIRPEDLEITTPERGKLQVRVDSQLFRGVHYEISSYDDMGNEWLVHSTKRATVGERIGLYFDPEAIHVMRFGETEEEFDKRLESYESNVEDAQKSSEGKVQEVNHES; translated from the coding sequence ATGATAAACCAAGACTCCATTATCCGGTTCGAAAGCGTGACAAAACGATATGACGAGGATGATCCCATCCTTAAATCGGTCAGCTTTGAAATCGAACGCGGTAAATTTTATACGCTGCTGGGTCCATCAGGATGCGGCAAAACTACGATCCTTCGGCTGATTGCAGGCTTTACGGAGCCTTCCGAAGGAAATATTTATTTTAATGGCAAAATTATTAACCGTGTTCCTGCACATGAACGTCAGGTCAACACCGTATTTCAGGACTATGCATTATTCCCGCATCTGAATGTATTTGAGAACGTAGCATTTGGGCTGCGGATCAAAAAGATGAAGAATGCAGAGATCAAAGAGAAAGTGGAGAACGCTCTTCGTTTTGTCAATCTGGCTGGATACGGAAACCGGGAGATTACTGAAATGTCTGGCGGTCAACGTCAGCGGGTAGCAATTGCCCGGGCTATCGTTAATGAACCAGAGATCATTCTGCTGGACGAGCCTTTGTCTGCGCTTGACCTCAAACTTCGCACCGAGATGCAGTATGAGCTGCGCGAACTTCAGCAACGTCTGGGTATCACTTTTATTTTTGTAACTCATGATCAGGAAGAAGCACTTGCGATGTCTGATGAAATCTTCGTACTCAACGAAGGGGTCATTCAGCAAAGCGGAACACCACTTGATATCTACGATGAACCGATTAACCGATTTGTAGCTGATTTTATCGGGGAATCCAACATTGTCTCAGGAAAAATGAAACAAGATTTCTTAGTTGAGTTTGCAGGGAAGACGTATGAGTGCGTTGACCAAGGGCTTAGACCTGACGAACCGATTGAGATTGTTATTCGCCCAGAGGATCTTGAGATTACAACACCTGAGCGAGGAAAACTCCAAGTACGGGTAGACTCTCAGTTATTCCGCGGCGTACACTATGAAATTTCAAGTTACGATGATATGGGCAACGAATGGCTTGTACATTCTACGAAGCGGGCTACCGTTGGGGAAAGAATCGGTCTTTATTTTGATCCAGAAGCCATTCATGTTATGCGCTTTGGTGAAACCGAAGAAGAATTTGATAAACGTCTGGAATCTTATGAATCCAATGTTGAGGATGCACAGAAGTCTTCAGAGGGTAAGGTTCAAGAGGTAAATCATGAATCGTAG
- a CDS encoding nitric oxide synthase oxygenase encodes MTNTHDMWQEASTFIYTCYEELGLRREAAEARLLDIQREIEDSGTYRHTQQELEYGIKLAWRNSNRCIGRLSWQSIRLVDAREAGTAEEVAECLFQHIRTATNHGKVIPLLTLFAPRTPEGVDPVRIWNHQLIRYAGYETSSGIVGDPASVAFTKEAMKLGWQGRGTDYDVLPLVIEVAGRKPVYVPIPKDLIMEVDIEHPDYPQMESLGLRWYAVPMISDMRLEIGGIQYPASPFNGWYMGTEIGARNLADPFRYNKLPAMAKVMGLDTTSEASLWRDKALVELNIAVLHSFRKSGVSIVDHHTAANHLSKFEEKEAAAGREVTGNWTWLIPPLSPATTHIFHKSYSNQVKKPNFFHQPAPYTKNQDDNLSEKASSQKEEANPAVAKCPFHG; translated from the coding sequence ATGACAAATACACATGATATGTGGCAAGAAGCAAGCACATTTATATACACTTGTTATGAGGAGCTGGGTCTTCGCCGTGAAGCGGCAGAAGCCCGGCTTCTTGACATTCAGCGGGAAATAGAAGATTCAGGTACGTATAGACATACCCAGCAGGAGCTTGAGTATGGGATTAAGTTGGCATGGCGTAACAGTAATCGCTGTATAGGACGATTATCGTGGCAATCCATACGGCTTGTAGATGCGAGAGAGGCAGGGACTGCAGAAGAGGTTGCCGAGTGTTTATTTCAGCATATCCGTACAGCTACCAATCACGGGAAAGTGATTCCTTTGCTTACTCTTTTTGCTCCAAGAACGCCGGAAGGAGTCGATCCAGTCCGCATCTGGAACCATCAGCTCATTCGTTATGCTGGTTATGAAACGAGCAGCGGTATAGTGGGGGATCCGGCTTCCGTCGCCTTCACCAAAGAAGCAATGAAACTCGGCTGGCAAGGCAGGGGTACGGATTACGATGTGCTTCCGCTTGTCATAGAAGTAGCAGGCCGTAAGCCTGTGTATGTACCGATACCGAAGGATCTGATCATGGAAGTGGACATCGAACATCCTGATTATCCTCAGATGGAGTCGCTTGGTCTTAGATGGTATGCGGTACCTATGATTTCCGATATGAGGCTGGAGATTGGGGGGATTCAGTATCCGGCATCTCCTTTTAATGGATGGTATATGGGAACGGAGATCGGAGCAAGAAATCTAGCGGACCCTTTCCGTTATAATAAACTTCCCGCTATGGCAAAGGTTATGGGGCTGGATACAACAAGTGAAGCAAGCCTTTGGCGGGATAAGGCACTCGTGGAACTGAATATCGCGGTGCTTCACTCCTTCCGGAAGAGCGGCGTCAGCATCGTGGACCATCATACGGCTGCCAATCATCTCTCAAAGTTTGAAGAGAAGGAAGCTGCGGCCGGCAGAGAAGTGACCGGAAATTGGACCTGGCTTATTCCGCCATTGTCTCCGGCGACGACACATATTTTTCATAAGTCCTATTCGAATCAAGTGAAAAAGCCCAATTTCTTTCATCAACCAGCACCTTACACGAAAAATCAGGATGACAACCTTTCGGAGAAGGCGTCCAGTCAGAAGGAAGAAGCAAATCCTGCTGTCGCTAAGTGTCCTTTTCATGGATAA
- a CDS encoding Dps family protein, with protein sequence MTTQTNQTNQSQGVQKLHDALNRQIAGWSVLYTKLHNFHWYVKGTHFFTLHEKFEEFYNEVTGHMDVVAERLLAIGGSPVATLKEHLSLSPIQEAGGSKTAEQMVQALVEDFTTMVEVLEEAKEAAEEIGDDSTADLMIGNQETLQKHIWMLNAFLGK encoded by the coding sequence ATGACAACTCAAACCAATCAAACCAACCAATCACAAGGTGTGCAAAAACTACATGATGCATTAAATCGGCAAATCGCTGGATGGTCTGTGCTATACACAAAACTTCATAACTTTCACTGGTATGTAAAAGGAACTCACTTCTTCACCCTGCATGAGAAATTTGAAGAATTCTATAACGAAGTAACAGGACATATGGATGTTGTAGCAGAACGCTTGCTTGCTATTGGCGGTTCTCCGGTTGCTACACTGAAAGAACATCTGAGTCTTTCTCCAATTCAAGAAGCAGGGGGCAGCAAAACAGCAGAACAAATGGTTCAGGCTTTGGTTGAAGACTTTACGACTATGGTTGAAGTGCTCGAAGAAGCTAAAGAAGCAGCCGAAGAAATCGGTGATGACAGCACAGCTGATCTGATGATTGGCAACCAAGAAACGCTGCAAAAACATATTTGGATGCTTAATGCTTTTCTTGGCAAATAA
- a CDS encoding HAD family hydrolase, protein MADSVQKAVFFDVDDTLYDHLSPLRSALQEAVGLADDMPYEDIYYRFRYYSDLLSEEKNLSAVPEKEALADMRRRRFMLALAEFGIFLNEKEAEAAQTAYVNRQFQIQPFHGAMELMETLTHSGIKVGLITNGPAKHQQKKLKALQVHRYIPEDMIFVSGGVGYAKPDVRLFEHVNAITKTSPEHSYYIGDSWRNDVVGAIKAGWTVLWYNHRNAEAESDHRPHFIVHNYEEIKDSLLSIAGLQKV, encoded by the coding sequence TTGGCTGACAGCGTACAAAAAGCAGTGTTCTTTGATGTCGATGACACACTCTATGATCATTTATCACCACTTCGCTCTGCCCTGCAGGAGGCTGTAGGTTTAGCGGATGATATGCCATATGAAGATATTTATTACCGGTTCCGTTATTATAGCGATTTGTTATCAGAAGAGAAGAATTTATCTGCTGTCCCTGAAAAAGAGGCGTTAGCTGATATGCGAAGACGCCGCTTTATGCTGGCTTTAGCGGAATTTGGGATCTTCCTCAATGAAAAAGAAGCGGAAGCTGCTCAGACAGCTTATGTAAATAGACAGTTTCAGATTCAGCCTTTCCATGGTGCTATGGAACTGATGGAGACACTGACTCATTCAGGAATAAAGGTGGGTCTAATTACAAATGGACCAGCGAAGCACCAACAGAAGAAGCTGAAAGCACTGCAAGTGCATCGGTACATTCCGGAGGATATGATCTTTGTATCCGGTGGAGTTGGTTATGCCAAACCAGATGTTAGACTGTTTGAACATGTAAATGCGATCACAAAGACTTCTCCTGAGCACAGTTACTACATTGGAGATTCATGGCGAAATGATGTGGTAGGGGCGATCAAAGCAGGCTGGACCGTACTTTGGTACAATCACCGGAACGCGGAAGCCGAATCGGACCATCGTCCGCATTTTATCGTTCATAACTATGAGGAAATCAAAGATAGCTTGCTTTCGATCGCAGGACTGCAAAAGGTGTAA
- a CDS encoding nucleoside hydrolase codes for MTKRKVYFNHDGGVDDLVSLFMLLQMEDVEVTGVSIIPADGYLEPATDASRKIIDRFSTYQVEVSKSNSRGKNPFPSDWRIHSFYVDALPILNESGTMEAPLSDLPAHKHLIETIRKTEEKTILVFTGPLTDLSRALEEAPEIEEKIEKLVWMGGTFEKGNVQEPEHDGTAEWNVYWDPEAAYQVWQTGIEIDLVALESTNKVPLTPAVRNRWAKERCYEGVDFLGNCYSGVPPLVYSETNSTYYLWDVLTTAALGREELVKRKVVKCSVIPDGPSQGRTVIDPAGKPVNLVYDTDPDAFFSYLTELAKKAAPKRY; via the coding sequence ATGACGAAGAGAAAAGTATATTTTAATCATGACGGCGGAGTAGATGACCTTGTATCACTGTTTATGCTTCTACAGATGGAGGACGTGGAAGTGACAGGGGTGTCTATTATTCCGGCAGATGGTTATCTCGAACCAGCCACGGATGCAAGTCGTAAAATTATCGATCGATTCAGCACGTATCAGGTCGAAGTATCGAAATCGAATTCTCGTGGTAAAAACCCGTTTCCAAGCGATTGGCGCATCCATTCTTTTTATGTGGATGCACTTCCTATATTGAATGAATCCGGAACAATGGAAGCTCCATTGTCTGATTTACCTGCACATAAGCATCTTATTGAGACCATACGCAAGACGGAAGAAAAAACAATTCTCGTATTCACGGGACCCCTTACAGACTTGTCTCGCGCTCTGGAAGAGGCACCGGAGATTGAAGAGAAGATTGAGAAGCTGGTATGGATGGGAGGAACCTTTGAAAAAGGGAATGTCCAGGAACCAGAGCACGATGGAACGGCAGAATGGAATGTATATTGGGACCCAGAAGCAGCTTATCAAGTTTGGCAGACAGGGATTGAGATTGACCTTGTTGCACTTGAAAGTACAAACAAAGTACCGCTCACGCCGGCAGTGCGTAATCGCTGGGCGAAAGAGCGCTGCTATGAAGGCGTAGACTTCCTTGGTAACTGTTATTCGGGAGTACCTCCGCTTGTATACAGCGAGACCAATTCAACCTATTATTTGTGGGATGTACTTACCACAGCTGCGCTGGGACGAGAAGAGCTAGTAAAGCGCAAAGTGGTGAAGTGCAGCGTAATTCCAGATGGGCCAAGTCAGGGACGCACCGTAATAGATCCAGCTGGAAAACCAGTTAATCTTGTCTATGATACCGACCCGGATGCATTTTTCTCCTATCTCACAGAGTTAGCAAAAAAAGCAGCACCAAAAAGATACTAA
- a CDS encoding MMPL family transporter, with translation MQEKEPGGYGKWVAGKKTKWITVLVWVILAVVLNLIWPAVGEQENNNAANLKENEPSVIAQMVADREFPSDSGIPALIVIHKESGLATEDLTKLQELTLQLEEKPVPHQTAVIPLHKLPPPALSAQLSEDGSTLVLPVFFEVEADAEELGQGLDGIKSSMTSIFGTNPFDADIDSGDELSARVTGPVGISVDATGLFENADVSLLIGTVMLVLIFLLLIYRSPLLAVIPIIAVGFAYIVTSPILGYLAKQGIITVDSQSISIMTVLLFGAGTDYCLFIISKFRQILWNEADKRKALFQAITSSSGAIAMSGFTVVISLFALLLAEYGAYERFAVPFSLSILIMFIASLTLVPAFLAIFGRASFYPFVPRTAEMQAERARKKGKPVPAPRKKKESWIGSVVTKRPWTVIVSTIVVLGILASFSPQIKYTYDLLSSFPEDVPSREGFTLIGEQFTEGELAPVQLMLDTEGKDIDVKSRLEALDYVGMVSEPEEGSVNSDILAYQVELSMNPYSIEAMQHIPDLRSEAVSALESAGVTASDDKVWISGQTAEQYDTELAGEHDARLIIPVVVGLISLLLLIYLRSLVAMVYLVATVILSYFSALGLGWLVIHYGLGADAIQGAIPLYSFVFLVALGEDYNIFMISSIWQKSKTMPLKQAIKEGVGETSSVITSAGLILAGTFAVLATLPIQVLVQFGIITAIGVLLDTFIVRPFLVPSITMVLGEVAFWPGKRKVAAKEEQVHTFH, from the coding sequence ATGCAAGAAAAAGAACCCGGTGGATATGGAAAATGGGTCGCTGGTAAAAAAACAAAATGGATCACGGTTTTAGTGTGGGTCATCTTGGCCGTTGTTTTAAACCTCATTTGGCCTGCTGTTGGTGAACAGGAAAATAACAATGCAGCCAATTTGAAAGAAAATGAACCTTCTGTCATTGCGCAGATGGTAGCAGATCGTGAGTTTCCGAGTGATTCGGGCATCCCTGCTCTAATTGTTATCCATAAAGAGTCAGGACTCGCTACTGAAGATCTGACAAAGCTGCAGGAGTTAACTCTTCAACTGGAGGAGAAGCCTGTTCCTCATCAAACAGCGGTGATCCCTCTACATAAATTACCGCCGCCAGCGCTGTCGGCACAGTTATCTGAAGATGGAAGCACGCTGGTGCTGCCTGTGTTTTTTGAAGTCGAAGCAGATGCCGAAGAACTAGGGCAAGGTCTTGATGGAATCAAGTCCAGCATGACTTCTATATTCGGAACGAATCCATTTGATGCCGACATAGACAGTGGAGATGAGCTTAGTGCTCGTGTAACAGGTCCTGTCGGCATCTCGGTAGATGCGACCGGATTGTTTGAGAATGCGGACGTATCCCTTCTTATCGGCACCGTGATGCTTGTACTTATTTTTTTGCTTCTTATTTACCGCTCGCCGCTGCTTGCTGTGATTCCAATAATTGCAGTTGGCTTTGCATACATTGTGACGAGTCCGATCTTAGGATATCTAGCAAAACAAGGGATCATTACTGTTGATTCACAGTCCATTTCCATCATGACGGTTCTGCTGTTTGGCGCAGGAACGGATTACTGTCTATTTATTATCTCTAAATTCCGTCAGATTTTATGGAATGAAGCAGATAAACGTAAAGCGTTGTTCCAAGCGATAACAAGCTCTTCGGGTGCGATTGCAATGAGTGGATTTACGGTGGTTATCTCACTTTTCGCTCTTCTGCTAGCTGAATATGGTGCTTACGAGCGCTTTGCAGTTCCCTTTAGTTTGTCCATTCTTATCATGTTTATTGCGAGTCTCACGTTGGTTCCCGCATTCTTGGCTATCTTCGGCCGTGCATCCTTCTATCCGTTTGTACCAAGAACAGCAGAGATGCAGGCAGAACGTGCTCGTAAAAAAGGGAAGCCGGTACCGGCTCCGCGTAAGAAAAAAGAAAGCTGGATTGGCAGTGTGGTGACAAAGCGTCCTTGGACTGTCATCGTATCAACCATTGTGGTGCTCGGAATTTTAGCTTCCTTTTCACCTCAGATTAAATACACGTATGATCTATTGTCTTCTTTCCCAGAAGATGTTCCCTCAAGAGAAGGATTTACGCTTATTGGGGAACAATTCACGGAAGGAGAGCTTGCCCCAGTACAGTTGATGCTGGATACGGAAGGTAAAGATATAGATGTGAAATCGCGTCTGGAAGCGTTAGATTATGTAGGAATGGTTTCGGAACCTGAAGAAGGATCTGTAAATAGCGACATTCTCGCTTATCAAGTGGAACTTAGCATGAATCCATATTCCATTGAAGCAATGCAGCACATTCCCGATCTTCGTTCTGAAGCGGTATCTGCTCTTGAGAGTGCAGGTGTGACTGCATCCGATGATAAAGTATGGATTAGCGGTCAAACAGCTGAACAATATGATACGGAACTTGCCGGAGAACATGATGCAAGACTCATCATTCCAGTCGTTGTGGGTCTAATCAGCTTGCTGCTGTTAATTTATCTTCGTTCTTTGGTGGCGATGGTATATTTGGTTGCTACCGTAATCTTATCGTATTTCTCGGCACTTGGTCTTGGCTGGCTCGTTATTCATTACGGACTTGGTGCGGATGCAATTCAAGGAGCAATTCCGCTTTACTCCTTTGTGTTCCTAGTAGCATTAGGAGAAGATTATAATATCTTTATGATCTCGAGCATTTGGCAAAAGAGTAAAACAATGCCGCTGAAACAAGCGATCAAAGAAGGGGTAGGAGAGACGAGTTCTGTCATTACCTCGGCTGGACTCATTCTTGCCGGTACCTTTGCCGTGCTTGCTACTTTACCGATTCAGGTACTTGTTCAGTTTGGTATTATTACAGCGATTGGAGTACTACTTGATACGTTTATTGTAAGACCTTTCCTTGTACCTTCCATTACCATGGTGCTTGGAGAAGTTGCTTTCTGGCCTGGTAAAAGAAAAGTGGCTGCGAAAGAAGAGCAAGTTCATACTTTTCATTAA